In one Myxococcus xanthus genomic region, the following are encoded:
- a CDS encoding acetyl-CoA hydrolase/transferase C-terminal domain-containing protein — MTVTSTLKDRIENTELLAKVVPVEEAVKHVVHGNTVAISGFTKSGEPKTFLPALAWHFSQTAPDARITLLSGASLSEDVEGPMAPFIAKRGPYMSSPASRRRIHAGEMDFTDVHLSAFARNLMYGFYGDIDVAVVEVSRIRKNGSVVLTSSVGISAEALARAKKIVLEVNTSGPDYTGFHDIVLPAVHPHVGWPLPLVNVRDRIGNPYVELDLSKVVAVVESRTPDHPVPFKAADDTAKRIAEHVIDFLMRCREQYQWGKRLPPIQSGVGNVANAIISQLYDSPFQKIRFWTEVFQDGMLRYVEDDAKFEYASATAVSFSSEGRQRFLDMFERSKDRLVLRPMWLSNSPEIISRLFVIAMNTPIEVDIYGHVNSTHIDGSRIVNGLGGSGDFFRNAYLSIVHTPSTRKLRDGRTVSCVMPYVRHIDHTEHDIKCVVTEQGYALNMDIRSPKRRAQDIIDRCAHPYFRPLLHAYLDMAGPGDEPRATDMKVLQGWWADYDAATRAFPQNG, encoded by the coding sequence ATGACCGTGACGAGCACGCTGAAGGACCGCATCGAGAACACCGAGTTGCTGGCGAAGGTCGTCCCCGTCGAAGAGGCGGTGAAGCACGTCGTCCACGGCAACACCGTGGCCATCAGCGGCTTCACCAAGTCGGGTGAGCCGAAGACGTTCCTGCCGGCGCTTGCCTGGCACTTCTCCCAGACGGCACCGGACGCCCGCATCACCCTGCTGTCCGGCGCGTCCCTGTCCGAGGATGTGGAGGGCCCCATGGCGCCCTTCATCGCCAAGCGCGGTCCGTACATGTCCTCGCCTGCCTCGCGGCGCCGCATCCATGCCGGAGAGATGGACTTCACGGACGTCCACCTGTCCGCCTTCGCGCGCAACCTGATGTATGGCTTCTACGGCGACATCGACGTGGCCGTCGTCGAGGTGTCGCGCATCCGGAAGAACGGCAGCGTCGTCCTCACGTCGTCGGTGGGAATCAGCGCGGAGGCGCTGGCCCGCGCGAAGAAGATCGTCCTCGAGGTCAACACCTCCGGGCCGGACTACACGGGCTTCCACGACATCGTCCTGCCCGCCGTCCATCCGCACGTGGGCTGGCCGCTGCCGCTGGTGAACGTGAGGGACCGCATCGGCAACCCCTACGTGGAGCTCGACCTGAGCAAGGTGGTGGCGGTGGTGGAGTCCCGCACGCCCGACCACCCGGTGCCCTTCAAGGCGGCGGATGACACCGCCAAGCGCATCGCCGAGCACGTCATCGACTTCCTGATGCGCTGCCGTGAGCAGTACCAGTGGGGCAAGCGCCTGCCGCCCATCCAGTCCGGCGTGGGCAACGTGGCCAACGCCATCATCAGCCAGCTCTACGACTCTCCCTTCCAGAAAATCCGCTTCTGGACCGAGGTCTTCCAGGACGGGATGTTGCGCTACGTGGAGGACGACGCAAAGTTCGAATACGCGTCCGCCACCGCGGTGTCCTTCTCCTCTGAGGGCCGCCAGCGCTTCCTCGACATGTTCGAGCGGAGCAAGGACCGGCTGGTGCTGCGGCCCATGTGGCTGTCCAACAGCCCCGAAATCATCTCTCGCCTCTTCGTCATCGCGATGAACACCCCCATCGAGGTGGACATCTACGGGCACGTCAACTCCACGCACATCGACGGTTCGCGCATCGTCAACGGCCTGGGCGGCTCGGGTGACTTCTTCCGCAACGCGTACCTGAGCATCGTCCACACGCCGTCCACGCGAAAGCTGCGGGATGGCCGCACCGTGAGCTGTGTCATGCCGTACGTGCGGCACATCGACCACACCGAGCACGACATCAAGTGCGTCGTCACCGAGCAGGGCTACGCGCTCAACATGGACATCCGCTCGCCCAAGCGGCGCGCCCAGGACATCATCGACCGCTGCGCGCACCCCTACTTCCGGCCGCTGCTGCACGCGTACCTGGACATGGCGGGCCCTGGCGACGAGCCGCGCGCCACCGACATGAAGGTGCTCCAGGGCTGGTGGGCGGACTACGACGCGGCGACGCGTGCCTTCCCCCAGAACGGCTGA